From a region of the Pontibacillus yanchengensis genome:
- the dcm gene encoding DNA (cytosine-5-)-methyltransferase, with product MTIDNDYKYTVSSLFAGVGGIDKGFEQAGANVIWANEMDKNASITYRKNFNHVLIEADIRDVHEFEMPDDTDIITAGWPCVAFSIAGERHGMKYKCHECEHIHMVSYNEYVNGAVCPECGGKTEAIDPRGTLFYDVVRFIRSKKPKAFFLENVKNLHGHDGGRTFQVIEQMLRDSGYHFESRIYNTMDYGNIPQNRERVFIVGFRNKKALQKFEWPNKVPLTLTIDDVLDRQDKQNDKYYYDESSQYYPMLSESMNRKDTVYQLRRVYVRENQSNVCPTLTANMGAGGHNVPLIIDDWGIRKLTPKETFRFQGFPVDNDYKLPEDMANSHLYMQAGNAVSVPVIRRVAERQLEALNSVYKKNRSSKVKEDKEAVTTA from the coding sequence ATGACAATTGATAATGACTATAAATATACTGTATCCTCACTTTTTGCAGGTGTTGGTGGGATAGATAAGGGGTTTGAACAAGCAGGAGCCAATGTCATCTGGGCTAATGAAATGGACAAGAATGCTTCTATAACCTATAGAAAGAACTTTAATCATGTTTTAATTGAAGCAGATATCAGGGATGTACATGAATTTGAAATGCCTGATGATACTGACATAATCACGGCCGGTTGGCCATGTGTTGCATTTTCAATTGCTGGTGAACGGCATGGAATGAAATATAAATGCCATGAATGTGAGCATATCCATATGGTGTCATATAATGAGTATGTTAATGGAGCAGTATGTCCAGAATGTGGAGGAAAAACAGAGGCAATTGATCCTAGAGGGACTCTTTTTTATGATGTAGTACGTTTTATTCGTTCTAAAAAACCTAAAGCCTTTTTCTTAGAAAATGTAAAAAACCTACATGGTCATGATGGAGGAAGAACATTCCAAGTAATAGAACAAATGCTTCGGGATAGTGGATATCATTTTGAGAGTCGCATTTACAACACAATGGATTATGGGAATATTCCTCAAAACAGAGAACGTGTTTTTATAGTAGGTTTTAGAAATAAAAAGGCGTTACAGAAATTTGAATGGCCAAATAAAGTGCCGTTAACACTTACTATTGATGATGTATTAGATCGTCAAGACAAACAAAATGATAAATACTACTATGATGAAAGTTCTCAATACTATCCAATGTTAAGCGAATCCATGAATAGGAAAGACACAGTTTATCAACTAAGACGTGTATATGTTAGAGAAAATCAAAGCAATGTTTGTCCTACACTAACAGCCAACATGGGGGCAGGTGGGCACAATGTTCCTTTAATCATCGACGATTGGGGGATAAGGAAATTGACGCCGAAGGAGACCTTTAGGTTTCAAGGCTTCCCGGTTGATAATGACTACAAACTTCCAGAGGATATGGCAAATTCTCATTTATATATGCAAGCAGGTAATGCAGTGAGTGTTCCTGTTATTAGGAGGGTTGCAGAGAGACAACTAGAGGCCCTAAATAGTGTATATAAAAAGAATCGTTCATCTAAAGTAAAAGAAGATAAGGAAGCAGTCACGACTGCATAA